The genomic window CTGTCCTCCTTGGAAACGATTTGCTCCAAGAGAGCCCTAAGCTCCTCATCCTGAACAGCCTTGATCTGGGCTAAACTCGTGGACGAAGGTCTCATGTCCCGCAGCTTGGCCCACTCCTCCTCGCGTTGCTTCATCGCGCTCATGACTTTCTGTTGTATCAGAGCCTCGTGCTC from Drosophila yakuba strain Tai18E2 chromosome 2L, Prin_Dyak_Tai18E2_2.1, whole genome shotgun sequence includes these protein-coding regions:
- the LOC6527515 gene encoding uncharacterized protein LOC6527515, which translates into the protein MFTTYSSNDVAANEEVDHTQQEFSSEVERDVQSIIRLAHQEHEALIQQKVMSAMKQREEEWAKLRDMRPSSTSLAQIKAVQDEELRALLEQIVSKEDSSDEDEYEYEDEYEEDPF